The Ziziphus jujuba cultivar Dongzao chromosome 12, ASM3175591v1 sequence TACGAGTACTCAATCTTTTTTCAAAAGCTTGTAAATAGCTTGTTACTAAAATTTGAGAAATATCTTTTGACTCTTCAATAGCAGCCACTATAGTAtcatatttttcaacaaaacaaaTCAATATTTTCTCGTTGATTACCAACTTTTCTATTCTAGTGCGGTAATGTTTAGCAAATTCAGAATTTTTCATCTTCAAATTTCAAACTCTTTTCTTAGAGTTTGTAATTTGGAAGTGGGTACCTTTTAATTACCATGAAGAAAAAATTTCATCTGCTACGGCTTGctgcaaaatatataatactttTGAATCTCTTTGTAAGATCtcctttacttatttatttttttaaatcaaggCTAGCAGAGGTTGAGTTATCAATTGGAGATATGATTCTAGTCATGAAAATATCCCACAAAtcttggaatttataaaaagtctTCATTTTAATGTACCAATAATCGTAGTTCTCACCCTTGataattggcacaaaaattgtGAAGAACTTAATTTGGCCATGACAACAGTATTTACCGAAGAATATCTTTACACCCAACAATGATTGAAcagagctttgataccaatatttgaaattgaggGGAAAAATACTTTAAGAAATTATTAGAAATTCTTGTATTGAAATAGTATCAAATACAAGTAAAAAACGAAGGTGAAAGCTTTGTCAACGTGAAACTCTTAACACCTTACtacaagtattttttattttttgttgttgcttTTGTACATCACAAATGGGATAAACATCATATTTATAGGAGGATGAAGTTACCATGTTGTTGACAACTAACTAACTAATGTGTCAACtaataatattacaatttcaTGCATAAAGACATGTATTAATCTAGATTTCAACTAACATGTATTAATGTAGATTTCAACTAACTACATTACGTGTTTATGCTTGAAAACACCTAAGAAAACATGTGCTGCTTCTATGTTAGTCATAATTGATAACTAATCAAATCCACTTGCTGGGTACCAAGAAATTGCATAACTACTTTCCAACAAATCcttattaatttagtaatttatCTTTAAATTTCAACTATTGAAGATATTTAAGAACTAATATAAGAAaacctaatgctaaaacttTATGGCCGAATTGATGTGTGCCTAActctttctccctctctctctctatatacatatataattattttcgtTCTTCCATTGTAGGTCACTTACATAAATGATTTTGAACAATATACACATAAAATGTCCTCCATATGGTAACAAATataccatataaaaaaaatgtccTCCATATGGTAGCAAATAtaccatataaaaattttgttgaaacttttatttttttattagggaTTATTACATATTTTAAACTAAAGGAAGGGGAAACCTACAACCTCATGGAAGTAGGTATGAGGGGAATTCCAAGGCTCATTCATCTTTGCATAACCAAGCTTGATTGACAGAAATATTACACTGCTCGGTGTCAAATTTCACAGTGGTCTTGTAACAATATCCCCAAGAACATAACAAAAAGTAGACAAAATTCAGAGCACCAAGTCCAGCAATGAGGAAGTAAAAATAATCCAATTTTCCATCATCTATATCATTGGTTAACCAATTCGTTGTGCTGTGCACAATATTCACTAACAAATTGCTCAAATAGCTTGCTCCTGCTATGGATAGATATAGTAGAGAATTCCCAACGGTTCTCATTTTATGAGGAAATTCGTTGTTGTAAAACTCAATCTGTCCAACTGCACTGAAAACTTCAAAAAAACCGACGAAAATAATATGAGGGGCCAGCCACATACCTGACATCGTTGCAATACCGCCCGGTTGAGGGTTTGACATGGCCAAAGCCCTCCTTTTTCTCTCCACCAAACCAGCCAGTACCATGCATAAAATTGAGCAAACATTTCCAATTCCTATTTTTTGGAGAGATGAAATTCCTTCTTCGCTTTTGGTGATTTTTCTAATGGTGGGTAGTAAAATGATGTCGTAAAATGGGACCCATATAGCTATTGTTATATATGATAAAACACCGAGTGAACCTGGAGGAATTTCAAACTTGGGTCCGAGGTGGAGATCCATTTTCATGGCTTGTGATATTGTAAATGTTCCTTGTATTGTAATGGCAACAAAGGAAATTATACAAGAGGCCCATATTGGAATGATTTTTATCAAGCATTTTACTTCTTCCACTTGTTGGACGCTACATAGCCTCCATGGATCTGGACAAGGTTCATCATCTACCTTCAGATATTGATCATTATTGTCCACTATTAAAGCAGCTTTGTTAAGGAACCTGGGCATTAATTAGAGACACAGAATTAGCATAAACATGCAAATCAATTAACTTTTGTAAAAACAATATATTCGTCTCATttaccccatatatatatatatatatatatatacacacagtcCGACTCTAGGAACGGAGCCAGATGCCTTGTTTGGCGGCCATatcaatgtaaaaaaatttgtggaaaaaaaaaaatcatataccatatatattttcctttcatatatcatatttaaagagaagataatatataattatacaaattatgaaaatttctttttatattatatgagtaacaatttattagataaaactgacacaaattgttaaaaaaaataatatcattaccaagcaaaaatatgatatagagaatatggatatatatatatatatacacacaatatttgataaatttgttcCAATTTAACTAATGTTAATATTGtaagaaaattttcatgtgattattgaagaaaatactttatgagtaaatttaatttttaaattattattaggtGGAGTGATATTATGGtgtaatatatttaaagaaGCGGTTATTCTAAAGATATCTATTATCAAATGGAAAAAGTAAATCAagtcaaaatgaaaatttttaaatgcaaataagatcattaataaatagaaattctaacccaaaaaaaaaaaaaaagctaaccaTGCAAAACTTAAATATGTTCTATAACTTgattattagaaaatatatgtatatgaaattattatatattaaagataTAAGTAATATTCAGTCTATGTAAGGTAAATGcagtaaatatttaaatgaaactttttatagtaataattgttttcctttaaatttatttggtaatttataataaggtggatttatattaattaacttttacatcgatccaaatataatttcaaaagggAAATGAAAAAGACCTAATAGGGAAGGGAGCGATGCCCTCTCAGGCCAACACATTGCTTCCTCCTTGTCTGACTcaattaaagatatttttaactttttaagttgaggataaatgtgtttgattatttagaacctttaaattaattatgtgtcatctcaaatacataaaattcaATGATTCTAAATTTAGTCTACTTATCGTCGTCaacttaaaaaattgaaatcttgagcaccatttatatatatatatatatatatatgttgtcaTAATAGATTCATATACACAATTTGTTTCTACTAAGCATTATTGCCTGGTTAAAAAACTCCTGTATCGATATCAtatcaatagttaatatttaaaattgaaaaagtagtcaaatataaatttcattacatactaaaattttatttaagtgaACAATATTGGAACcaataattaacaaatataatCTTAAATCTTGATCCTTGAtgcaatttaaaaactaaaaaaaaaaaaattctaatattaaaaattttatttgagtctgactctatatatatatatatattatattttgatctCTTAGGAAATagaatttccattttattttaaaaggtaTGCTAATGTGGCTAGTAAAAGTGGGATTGACATGTTTTAATCTACTAGGCTTTGTATGttagatttattaaattttataagatcATGTGGATCCTAATTTTAATATCCACATCAGTAATATTTCCCAAGAAAGATGGAAACTATCTCATAAGagatcaatatgtatatatatatttgaaactatACTACCAAGCTCAAATTATGTTGTTAATATGAAGGTCACGATATTGTTTTAACCCTTGGATCTGATGAAggctaaattttaaattatattttttaataatcgatTATCGACGAAGGTTACTTTTTCTAATTAGATTTTAATGTATAACTAGAtctatatttaatcattttttaattttaaattctagtGTAATATAATCCAAAAGAAATTCGAAATTAAAACCATCAAATACACCTAATGTGAGACTGgctctaaaaatatatatatacacattaaaaaaaaaaaaaaaaaggtaaagtcATACGAGTTATTATTTAGTAGctatcaataataacaaatagttatttaattaattaggtcGATGTGTGAATATTAACTTAGAAAtcaacataaatttaaataaaaatcttatatatgttaaaaaattattattatgtactTCGTTTAGAATTTGTTCTAGATACAATTTGACATTTTATGTTTgaaaaaattcatcaaaattccCTCTAGTTTCAACAAATCATCATGTGCCTCCCCATTGTTGACCCCTTGCCCTTGGATTAATATTTTCTATGCCCCTGCACGGGTGTAATTGAATGTACTTTTGAAACCATGTAGACACTTATGTAATTAATCGTTATATACCTCTCAAGAGTATGAAATTAACgcttaaaaaaaaaggtaaatagaATATTGGGTTATCAATACCATTTTATTACCTTAACTGTGTGGAGAGTGGCAGCTTGGCCGCATCATTTTCTTTAAGTGGAGGATCAAAGAATTCGGCATCAGTTAGAACCTCTTGGTGGCATTTCTTATAAGCCGctacaaaaacttgaagaatTCCAGAGAAAACGCTTCCCTCAGGCTTttcatacacatatattttgGTTCCAGCTAAAAATAAGAGAATAGAGCAAACCATAAGAAAAGTAGGTATCCCAAAACCTAATGCCCAATTAATTGAGTTTTGGATATAAACAATGGTTTGGCCGAAGAAGAAGGCAAGAGTATAAACGGTGTATAAGTAATTATAAAGACTGCTTGTCGCTTTCCTTCCTTCAGAGTTGGTGGTGTCAAATTGGTCaattccaaatggaatagtGCAGGGCCTCATTCCACCGGTCCCTAAGGCTAACCAATATAGGCCGATAAGCAAGATCCACAGTTGGGATTTTGTGTAGCCAACGCACTGGTCCAATTGTTGCATTGTTGGGCTGCATTGTGGTGGTCTAAGCTGTGGCACTGTTGCTGTTAATGTGATTATTACCATGCCCTGTTCATGATGATGGGTAATTTGCCAAACCAGTAATAGTATTAAGACTTTGTTTGCAAAAAATGAAATGGTAACaataataaagttttatttatttattttttcgagAAATAACAATTAAGTATTGAAAACTCGAGTTTTTGAAAacagtaccttttttttttttttttttaaagtcaaTTGCCAAAACAGTAACTAGTGTTGAAACTTTTGATTTAATTTGTTGTGGTAtacaaaatttttaacaaattaaataagtcACGGACCCACTTGAAGGTCAAAGGCCCGTCAACCCCCGTAATtagctttaaaattttatttataaaatagtaataataataaagtattaaCCCTGAGAGATTAAATTTTCTCAAAGGTCCAAGTGTAATTTACACCTATTTAGTTTGTTGTGCAATTTGATGTATTGACTCTCTTTCAAAAGTGCTAGCCAAATTGTAGATGCATAATTCGAAGCATAGTTTGTGAGTAATGTAATTCTACTTTAATCGAGCACACAATTAATAGTTAGAAGAAAGTAGTATTGAAACTTACGGGGAGAGCTACTAAAGAAGCCAAGATAATGGTAAGATAGTTGCCAAGGTAAGCATCGGAAAGGAAGGCTCCAACTAAAGGAGAAAGGTTACTGGCCCCATTCCAGACATTGAGAATATTTGTTGCCACCACTTGATCCATATGGAACTCCCTCACCAAatacaccataaaatttcccATCAACCCGAACGTTGCCAATCTTTGAATCGCTTCATTTCCTGCAAAAAATTTCCCCAAAAATTAATTCCcgcctaaaaataatatatatatatatatatatatatatttctcacatatatatatatatatatatatactataagtGAAGAAGAAAATAGACAGAGACAAAGACGATCGACCTAAAATGTAGGGCACGGCCTTCCAACCAAGCTTTCTTGAGGTGACGGTGGTGCTGGGAGATGATAAATTGACGTCGTCGTTTTCTATCAATGCTCTCTGTAGGGAATCATCATCAGTAGTACTGCTACTGCTTGATTTGTGTTTGGTCCAGCAAAAAAATGACCAGAAAGAAGGACGCCTGCAACTTTTTGTTGTGTGTTCTTTCATCGCCTTTTTCTGTAGCTcgctggttttttgtttttttctctatgGGGTTTTGAGTAATATTGtctcaattctctctctctctctttctctctaagAATCCAAATTGGTTAAAGCCCATTTATATAGATTCTTACCTGTCATGCATTCAAAAACCATATCCTCTTAAAAAggttccatatatatatttctgcAATATCTTATGGCTACAAGCATTTTTCATGCAGTGATTTTTTGGCTGTTTTCTGATTGGAGCTCAACCATTGGTTAAAATTCCATTCCAAGTAACACTTATAATGTAGTATCCAAAGCATGGATATTTTCCTTCCAAGTTATCTTATCAATCTTACTGTTTGGTTTTtagttatcaaattaatttgcgctttattaatttactttctTGCTGTCTACGGGATTCGCCATTTATTTAATATACTCTCTTGTTGTTCCAAGGTGGTATCGTCGCTCTTTTCCAATTAGCGTATGAGTTAGAACCCTTACCCCAGGGAAGGAACTAAAAAATCATCATTGGGTGCACGATgtagagaaaagaaaataaaagatacaaatatattcgataaaattatttcaaatgacAACTTAGGTGTGTATTCAATTAGAAgtttaatacattttaaaagcccaaagatattcaattaaaatttcgATGGAATCCATTAAAATATTTGGGTATCAATTCAGAATTTTATAGaatctatataaatatgatattattcaattatgactttttaaaagtctattaaaacgtgttggtattcaaaaagttattgaCTTAGAAGGATTTtacaaattgatggatttgattggattttgagatgctaaatataaatattcaagCCTTTCACAAATCCAGTCTCCATCCCAGAGATTTTACCggattttaaaatacaaaacattGAGTGAGACCCTGCTTTGAGATAAAACAAAGAACGAAGAAAAAACAGACGAACCCAACCTGCTGGATGAACGGTCGAATGAAATCGGCGAACTGATGGCAACCAAAACAACGGTCTTTCCTATAGGCTCTCTCCTCGTGCTTCCTTGCTTGATTTGGTTTTTTGGATATGATTCAATTTTTCTGCTTTTTTGGCATTATCCTGctattgtttgataaaaatccaaatcaatgttgtgaaaattttgaattccaaGTGAGAAgttttgagttaaaaaaaaaaaaaaaaaaaaaaagagtgagaaGTTTTGAGTTTCTAAGGAACGTATTTGTTACcctattgaaaattttatagctAGCAGTTCAATACTCCTTATTAAAAATAAGTCATTGAAGAAAACATATGGTAGTGCCTGCAAACGTTAAATAGTTCTGATCCAATGTGAGCATCAAAAGCACGATCAAGAAGAACCCCTAATAACTTAGAATGTTTTCTTCAATAGTTCCATTCTGAATCCATGATATTTGAGCAGTTATTCCACATACTCAGTACCTGTTCTCAAATGGGTACCGTACCTTTGTTCTAAATCCCCCACCTTTCCACCTTCCCATAATCAGTGGTCATCCCATAGACCGACCTGTAAGAAAAAAACCCATCATCAAAAAACAACCCTTTAAACCTTTAAAGTTCCCCCCAAAAAGCACAgaatgaatttattaaaaacccTTTGAAATTTATTCAAAGTTATCAAATGGGTATCTTAGGAATTCACTTACCAATTCCCCAACAAATAAACCTAGCAACACACAAAACTTTAGCCATTAAGCCATAAATACATAGACGAAAGCGcgccccccctccccccccccccctccccttGAGCCTTAAACACACAGACGAAAGCAGGAGCATAGAAACAACTGCCAGGTGACAAAAACTTTGAGGGGTTAGTTTTGAGGAGGGTAAAGATCATCTCATCTCAAGATTAAtgatcaatttattttctttgtaccacaaaaaaaaaaaaaaaggaaacagtgATGATCACAGCctatggaggaaaaaaaaaaaaaggttggtaCATTAGGCATAATGAATGCGCATGTCGGAAGCTAGCCTCACAATTTTCCATCAATTAATACATTTATAtggctttgaaaaaaaaaataaaaaagagttggTAGCTTAGGCACAATGAATGTGCACGTCAAAAGCTAGCCACACAATTTtctatcaattaataaatttatattataatatatatatatgtatagtttcCTGTACTTAATTAAACACACTTCCTTAAGAATTTGTACTTTTGTTATTGCTTCCACTGTGAGTGATTGATTTGGTGttctatcattattattattatatatataattcttgtaCTAATTAAACACACTTCTCCAAAAATTTGTGTTTTGGTTTCTGTTTCACTGTAAATGGCTGACCATGTTTAGTGTtccattataattattattattatgtgttacGAAATATTTCTATCTACTTGCGctcaaaaaatatatgttgctCTCTAGTACTACAtgttcatgcatatatatatatatgatttcagaaaaaattagaaaaatacattattttttgttacaGTTAGTAATCTTTTAAAATGTATTATGAATCtaatatgatttattaaatatttctaatttgattttatagtttgatgagttggaatgtgaatattttgatcttatttattatatgtttaatttataatatatatatatatatatgtgtgtataaaaaTGTGAGTTTCAACTATTCATGGGCtttatatttagatatttattattaCAGTGGGAGCTTTACAACGAAAAGGTAAAACTGCATATAATACATGGACCTCACAAGAGAGTAACACATGGAACGGATGGTTCATGCTGCTAAGCATGGACGGCGTGTCAATAATGGTGTATTTAGCAAACTAACTGTGGAAAGTAAGATACTTCCTAAGCTTAATGAAGCACTTGGgtgtaataaaaattatactcaGTATCAGAGTCACTTGAAATGGATTAAAACGCATTATCAAACATTTCTCAACTCATGTGTTTCAACTCTTGTTTTAGATGGGATGCAAAGACACAAAGATTTACTGCCACAGATGAAATATGGGATAATTACTTTAAGGTGagattataaattttcattagaatgtattttatattattatatcttatatatgtctacatatatatatatatatatatatttgtatttttatatgttaacaaaatattatatttgttttattttgatttttttattttttttatttatcggTCTCATCCAAATCAGAAACACTTCGAACAAACACTTTTGCTGACTTTGAGGATTTAAAAATTGCTGTTGGAAATGGATCTGCCATTGGAAAAAACTTTATTGGATTGGGAGACGATACAGATGCAAGAATTTATGGGCAAGATGAAAGTACACATGTTATGTCAGGACGCGTCAAAGATCCCTCACccgaatcctagacaagccctgattctaGGGAAAcaccaccaaaccttccaacggaaaatccggcaacatcttccctaagggtagaacttaccacaaaattccatgcacataaaacacactccaataaacaccaccttattcctcccaccttactacaatttgtttccacaaatttccaggacttcaaataaatgacaggGAACTAGTgctgaattaattaaataaacatccaaatagtatacagagcgttatccactacaattgaatatgaaatttaatataatataagataaaaagaaataatacaagatagaaaggaaaggaaaagcctcttggactttcggcaacgaaccaaGACGTCAAGCTCCCCCCCGAACAATCAGCGTAGACTAACCTGGGCCtaaaggaacggaatttaaaaacatgagatgctaatcatctcagtgagtaacccaatctactatataataataataataataaaagggtaaataacttagttaattggttaataagaaacaaacaaataaataataggtagttaaaaataatattttcccttgaAACCccacgattcactcagttggaaaagtttactttttaaaatgtttaacaaaacccgctatttgtatgccccgaaaaccaaggaaaccaATTAGTCAatagttttctaataaaatatgataatttaataattcaaatttataatgaaataaattgaaataaaaataacttataacaattaataaataattaatgcatgtcataacaactaataccgaaatattaataaactcacattaaaacaattcatgaaataatttaataattaaaataaatcaatttattgaataattaagcaaagaaaaatttaaatcaaattaaaacctccatttgaaataaataataaaaacaacattaaatatattcttaatttaaatacaatttcaaaatatttattttgaaatccatgttctgaaaaccatttgatgcatccactatataccagtagcgccaacggtacccagcatcccaaggtaCTGTCatacaggaggttaaagagagaaaccggcatacagtcgcgtggcgtcccactgcaccgctgctaacaggcgtcccggccatggagggacgGCCTATCCTCATCCGATGCCAACCACAGGataaccccataaatcacctgtgcACTACTTACACTCACATGCGCGCTAGTCATATCCAtttgcgcactaatcacatccatatatacagaagaccagtacgtgtatgatacatctaaaaactcgtaaatcataaatcaatatttttcaaaatctcaaaatttcataaatatcatctggTTTATTCCATCtaattaaacccgtaattttccacattctcttttaaatcatcattataaatccatcacgttcaaatccatcaagttaaatatacaaatttttcaatggaataaggtcaagccattaatatttcaatgcataaatatttttgaaacataataatttaaatccatatttttctcaaattctaaaaaatcaatttgaatcaataatataaaagccatataaattccatatataattaattcatataattgtgcacaataattgaataataaccatagcaataattaaaataaatcaaaaccacaatttctttaaattcccaaatatattcttttggcaccaaaacatatattaaaaacattacaaattggcaatacaattctaaatagaaattctcataatatcgaacacataaacatatttttgaaatattcaattatgaaatattcctacaaattaatttaataattaataatttcaatttcaatttcataaaattctttagatcaaaatatttcttaatatatatatattttgattcactcaattgagcatcaaatttccaaatataaatctactaaatatttatcacatagaatatcaatttcaaatattcaattaatataaaatatttacaaattttattcccgaaattaatttgaaggtggatcgcTCACCTAGAGCacacaattaacccaagatcctccatggcaTCAATTTCACAaagcacacgtgctcctagaacaacaatattacataactcaaataaattaatactttattcggataaataatgcAAACGGtatctaaaattcacaaataaggtgtcTATGGAAAGTTAAGGAGACAAGGATCACATTACTGGCCTCTATTGACCCCAAATTCTGTTGGTGGTGGTtggaatttgcccgggaagtatcggccgaacttcacctcctcataactcgtgaaccacttcgaatttaaacaattggagaccatatttgaactcggaagacccaaaataggggaaaaAGGATGGAAGATCAGACTGGGCTGGtcgaaaacggcgagaatcgccgaaaAAACAATATGAGGCGCTGCCTGCTTCAATCGCCGATCGGCCGGTCGCCAAACTTGACCACCAAGCTCACCGACGACTGGGCTTCGCCGATGGCTGGCTTATGTGGCCACCCAATGACTAGAAATGGAGAAAATGGCAAGGACCCGAGAGGAGGAaaagggaaggaaaagaaagaagaagaaagaagaagaaagattcgGGGGGGCTGGGGGTGTTTTGCCCACATgggggaagggaaaaaaaaaaaaaaaagaaaagagaaagaaagaaaaagaaaataaaagaaaataattaaataatattattgtatagaataataataaaataatatggtatttaatcatggttgacatatggcatctcaccgttgtgacacatggcaccctttattaagtcacacgtggcacactgttcacatatttaaaaataatactaaaataatactgtatttgaaaatttttataggtccataactttcaaaccatatgtccaaatcggacgtaccgctagtctatgaactcgtatcgacaagtacttcacaaccatgcatgagtcaaagctcaactttgcatgaacaaaaagtcaactccagcaccccttagACAATTTtgacttcaacttgttttgctcataactttcaaaccgtagctctttttttgatgtgctactagtctatgaacttgtgcgaacatgtacttcgtaatgggACCTCGATCAATATGAAATTCCATCAAGAgcaaaaaagtcaacatttgacccctctcgttcaacgacggtcaaacccgatcaaccttggtcaaattttagaaattttcgatatatttcgggatggggtgttacatgttAAGATAGATGACTATGTATATGATGAGATTAATAAGGTATACATTCCAACTTAACTCGATCCATCATGCCAAGCACTTTCACCTGGACATAATAAACCATCAATGTCAGAGTTCGATCCAAATTTAGAAGTTCTCATGGAAAATGTTGTTCAAAGAAAGTGAACTAGAATTGAATATGAAGGGAATACTCATTTATTTGATCAGAATGCCATTCGAGTTTATCTTCTAGAAAAACTTTCTCATGGTTTGGACTTAATTGGAAAAATTGCCACTAAAATTCGGGGAATGTATAACCTAATGGAGGAAAGGGAAAAGGCAATTAgtgaaaaggagaaaaagaatgatatttggaatCCTATTAAGGAACCTCTGAATTTACATAATCATGGTTGCATAAAGCACTTGCGTTGATTCAGAAAATAAGAGTCAAAGATGCATTCTTGAAGATGTTTCCTGAAGAGCACTCAGAATGGATATCATTTAATATGGAATGAGTGTTACAACATATATTTAGCTATAACTATTTTATGATATAGGTTTTAGTTTTGATATCTCTTTCTTTCTAGTTTGTTTAAGTGaattttttcatttactttATTGTTCAAGTTTTACtgaattgaatttttcattaaagagttttttttttctcttcctaatattattattttttattacatttcatatt is a genomic window containing:
- the LOC112493083 gene encoding putative protein NRT1/ PTR FAMILY 2.14, whose translation is MKEHTTKSCRRPSFWSFFCWTKHKSSSSSTTDDDSLQRALIENDDVNLSSPSTTVTSRKLGWKAVPYILGRSSLSLSIFFFTYRNEAIQRLATFGLMGNFMVYLVREFHMDQVVATNILNVWNGASNLSPLVGAFLSDAYLGNYLTIILASLVALPGMVIITLTATVPQLRPPQCSPTMQQLDQCVGYTKSQLWILLIGLYWLALGTGGMRPCTIPFGIDQFDTTNSEGRKATSSLYNYLYTVYTLAFFFGQTIVYIQNSINWALGFGIPTFLMVCSILLFLAGTKIYVYEKPEGSVFSGILQVFVAAYKKCHQEVLTDAEFFDPPLKENDAAKLPLSTQLRFLNKAALIVDNNDQYLKVDDEPCPDPWRLCSVQQVEEVKCLIKIIPIWASCIISFVAITIQGTFTISQAMKMDLHLGPKFEIPPGSLGVLSYITIAIWVPFYDIILLPTIRKITKSEEGISSLQKIGIGNVCSILCMVLAGLVERKRRALAMSNPQPGGIATMSGMWLAPHIIFVGFFEVFSAVGQIEFYNNEFPHKMRTVGNSLLYLSIAGASYLSNLLVNIVHSTTNWLTNDIDDGKLDYFYFLIAGLGALNFVYFLLCSWGYCYKTTVKFDTEQCNISVNQAWLCKDE